Proteins co-encoded in one Nicotiana sylvestris chromosome 7, ASM39365v2, whole genome shotgun sequence genomic window:
- the LOC138872722 gene encoding uncharacterized protein, whose translation MHRTEDCRQLKEEVVRLFNEGHLREFLSDRAKNHFKERDAGRNSELEEPQHVIHVIISGVDVPQGPIFKRTKVSITREKWTRDYLPEDTLTFSEEDIEALSQPHNDALVISILLYKVQVKCILVDPGSLENIIRSRVVEQLGLLDRIIPASRVLNSFNMSSETTKGEVILLVNMAGTIQDTKFHVIEGDMRYNTLLGRP comes from the coding sequence aTGCACAGAACGGAGGATTGCAGACAGCTAAAGGAGGAAGTGGTTAGGTTATTCaatgagggccaccttcgagaattcctaagtgatcggGCTAAAAATCACTTCAAGGAGAGGGATGCAGGCAGGAATAGTGAACTAGAAGAACCCCAACATGTCATTCACGTGATCATCAGCGGAGTCGATGTCCCGCAGGGACCAATATTCAAAcgcaccaaagtatccatcacaagggaaaaatggaCTAGGGATTACTTGCCTGAGGACACCCTGACATTTAGCGAGGAAGATATTGAGGCTttatctcaacctcacaatgatgcactggtaatttctatccttttatataaagttcaagttaaatgtattctcgtggatccaggtagtttGGAGAATATAATCAGGTCCAGGGTCGTGGAGCAGCTCGGGCTGCTTGATCGAATCATACCGGCGTCTCGGGTCTTGAATAGCTTTAACATGTCAAGTGAAACAACCAAGGGAGAAGTCATTCTCCTCGTCAACATGGCCGGAACCATACAAGAcaccaaatttcatgtcatcgaaggtgacatgagatacaataCTTTGCTCGGAAGGCCATAG